The DNA window CGCCGAAGCGTGCCGCCTAGCCACGAATCTGGAATGGATCGCAACGGACGGAACGCCGCATGTGAACCAAGATTTGATCATTGAATTGATCGCTGGCAAAGACAATGAATTTTGGATTGACGTTCAGACCGAATTTCGAGCGGCCGAGGGACGCGAGACGGTTACATTTGACCAATCCAATTTTGGGATTTTCGCCGTCCGTGTTAGTAAACAACTCTCTCAAGTGTTTGGCGGTGGCACGTTGACGTCCGATACCGGTGACACCGGCGAGCCTGCGTTGTTTGAGAAGCCTCACCGATGGGTCGACTATAGCGGGAACACAACGGTCTACCACGAAAATCAATCGGACAGCGTCCCCGAAGGCATCACGTACTTTGATCACCCGACGAATCCCGGTTTCCCCAACCGATGGCACGTTCGCAAGGACGGTTGGATGTGTGCTTCACCGACGATGACGGCCCCCATCATCATTGATAGTGATTCTTCGTTACAACTGCGGTACCGACTATCGATCCACCGCGGAGGCTATGACCCCAACCGTGCTGCCGCGACGTTCAAAGATTTTGCAGCACAAAAGCCTTGGAGCATCG is part of the Roseiconus lacunae genome and encodes:
- a CDS encoding DUF6807 domain-containing protein, producing MNLWWRHDLLAFVFAITITPLAWCQSSATPDRVATHQILPVSQQAFEFQHLGQTKAVWHASQTTIRPYLFPLIGPSGQSVTRMGHPGAPDHDHHRSVWFAHHSVDGMSYWSENGGTRIQQKQWYAIEDGAEACRLATNLEWIATDGTPHVNQDLIIELIAGKDNEFWIDVQTEFRAAEGRETVTFDQSNFGIFAVRVSKQLSQVFGGGTLTSDTGDTGEPALFEKPHRWVDYSGNTTVYHENQSDSVPEGITYFDHPTNPGFPNRWHVRKDGWMCASPTMTAPIIIDSDSSLQLRYRLSIHRGGYDPNRAAATFKDFAAQKPWSIERSKRPHIRYELVRQ